The region AAATAATCCCATTTTGTGTACAGTTGGTcaccaaaataaatcaatatccTCTCTTAGTTCTTCCAGGACCCATAAAAAATACTAATGGTATAGTTGAAACTGTATTATCTGCAGAGTCTTTTTAGTTCTGGATCAGTAGGAAagcattaaattaaattaaaattaataaattatattttctatcattttttgaTTTGCAAGCCTAAAAACCAACAAGTAAAGAGCGGCTCTTGATCTTGctggtttgtgtttttaatgtacaagaaaaatggctgccatgtgTATGCTGAATAGTATTTCGTCTAAATTGTGCATCATGAGAGAGATTAACAGCCAGCACAGACATGACACATGGCCTTTACTGTGCCCCCCCGCACACCTACATTTGATGAAAGAACTGGCACCCTCACTCAGTGTCTCACATAGCCTCTAGATTCTATAAACTCATACCAGTTCAGTAACTTCATGTAGCTGAGGAGCAAGAACAGTATTTCACGTCAGCTTTTCAAAAGTTTGAAATAAAGCCAACGACCTCCTGACTCACACATAATTATGCTCAACCCTCAGCCCAGCAAGATTCAGccatataaaatgtaaaaaatcccCATTCCCTGGGGTGTGTAGTATAAGGTTGCCAACTTTTGATGCTCAAGTTGAGGCAGGATAATGTTTTAATTCACACCTTTCTGCTCGCGGcgatagaaaaacaaaattacactGAAGTAGGACATAGCCACAAGTTTCACTTCATAACAGTCTTGACAGCCGATAAACACGGCATCTGTCTGAACAAGTTCTAAATAAATCCTTTCATAGAGATGAATCAACTGATGAGAAGGGGTGAGTCACAAATGAGTCGACCCTAGAAACATAGGATATACAAGGTACACAGATATAATGGTGAAGTTTTCCAAAAGCAAGCAAAGTATTTTACTGTAGGTTAATTTCTCACTTCATCACTTTATCTGCTTAAATAATAGATCtggctttctcttttttatccTGTTGAAACTATCCCATAAAATACCTCTCTGAGACCTGGAAATAATTACACAAAATGACTTGTATATCATAATCAAACATGCATCTCCTATGTGTCATGAATATGGGGATACAAAAGTTTTTAGAAGTGTATAAATATCGAAAACTGGACAATTAGAtcctttttgcagctttacaAGTATGTATCTGTTCTGACAGACAACAGAGAAATGAGGTACTAatgaagaaagacagaagtAAGAAAGAAAGGGAGCATTGTGGAGGGTCACTACCCAACAAAATAACTGAGAGAATATTTGATTGGGATTTGTGTGAGGtgaattttttgtaaattattttcTAGGAGAGTTgatcaaaagaaaaataaaactcagtgGAATTTAGAAAAGTGTAGATCTCAAGTCTAGCTTAAATTTTCAAATGATAAAAGAAATCTTGCAGAAGCCACAACTGAGAAGTTATTGTTGATTTAAGATGGattataaatgtgaaaaatatagTGTGTTAAGTATAATATGccaaaagtccaaaaaaatgTATGCTATTTGTTTAGCAGCAGGTATCTAGCCATTTTAAGTGATATCAACTTAATTTTACTagtacatttattttaagttgACTTGCAAATGTCCCTTATTTCTATCCCATACTATAATCTTTAGCATTTATACCACTCAAGGTAAGCCACCTTAAGTGACCCAAATCACAATTAGTGATGGGCCATTCGTGAACGAGCTGGTTCAAAGAGCGAAGTCTTTTACGTGAACAATAAGAGCCGGATCCTGTTCAAgagctgttttatatttttataaatatcatcataattgttatttttatttcgaTATAGattatgtgtgtctgtgttatttgattgaGTAGCAGGGATGATTTTTTATCCACACCATGCAATTTTATGTCAGGTGGGTCATACatcccagccagtgagcagatttcatctgacccacaaGGTGCTTTGGGGAGATggtaaattttgaaaaataattatatgatattttcatcaattttaaaaattaagcaCAGTTGGAGTAAAACACCTgcccaaatatcaatcatatgttataaaattgcaaaaattggcaggccaaatgaagccaaacaggtacctgaatgaagagccatttgggagctgaaagatcTGACTCTTTTTagtgagctgagccaaatgagcTGGATTACTGAAAAGAGtcaaaattcccatcactacttaaaaggggacatattatgcaaaaatcactttctcAGGCTTTTCTAAAAAGATTatttgcccctggcctgtccacaatcccctcaaataccagaaaaatccatttccttccaccctctctttctccccctttcagaaaatgtgtgctgaaacaagccgttctaagactttaccctcatgatgtcacatggggagtaagcacccgcccccaggtttggctggccctccccacttggaagaaaattccacactcctctcctgatctcgttctgagcagggctgaaacagaggggattttagacatgcaaaaatccaataatggAGTGtctttttcagcaacaaatgcAATCTTAACAAATTGTAATTGCTCCCCACAGGcagacttctctaactgagttagtaacttcagtcatggtgcaactgtgtctaatgcccaaagggaTTCTGGGAAACTTTACAAAATAGGGGGtaactgtgaaatattttgagtaaaactacaaaaaaatacttaaaatgatTTAGAACTGTTTGCtgagaattaaaatatgttctttcaactcagaaaaataaagctgaaacaGCCTGTTTGGGTTTTGTGCTAACTCAatgcattctttttttaaacctcttCAACTGTTCGCAGCAGTGTATACGTGGGAGTATACccccttacttttttttttttttttttaatagatagTAGACCCACTTCTAAACACTACATAAATTaggagtatacccacttctgcaCACACCACTACACTACTGACTGTTTGGTCTTACCGTGTTACAGTGGTCTTATAAATCAAAGTTGTAAATAATGCTTATTCAATTTTAACATGTCCTCTGTGTCATGtcttattaaaaaaactttgtttaaaaagttaattatctaTTATTTTCAATATGCAGTATTGATGCATGAGCCCAATCAATTGCTGTTGAagtttatctattttttgttgttttaatcaggATTTTGCATCTGTAGGGGTTACATTGGTATACAgtttataaacttgtcttttgTCAGTCAGTTCATTCTATCATGGAGTGTTTTAATCTGGAGGTGGTTGATGCCTTTTCAGATATTCTTCTATTTTTCGTTACCATCAAAAGTTGTCAATATGGAAAAACAGACTTTCTATAACAAAAAAGATACACTGAACGTAATGAATGATTGACAAGGGAGATCGTTTATGTAAAAACCTGCACCGTTAATACAGACTTTATAAAATACAGTTAGAACGATGAAGAAATGATGAATTTAGcaatacattaaaaaatcagcaaataTTGTAGAAAACGAGGCCAACTAAATAATTTCCTTTACCTGCGGTCGTAGTGCACGGGGAATTTGAAAACTCCAAAGCCTGGGGTGCCGTCACAGgtaaagtttgggaacccctaaGCTAAAACATTGAAATTTACTGGTAAAACTATGTCCATCGTGCCGTGAAACGCTAAGTCAGAAACAACTACATTTCCCGTGATGCTCCTTGGTGATACGTCAGCGTACCTAGCCCAATCACTGGCTTTGGAGGTTTTCTTGAGCCGGAAAAACAACCTCTTTTCCATTTCAAAGTCTGCGGGTTATGTCCTCCTGTTTTGAAACTTTAAAGCGCTAAACAGGAGAAACAATCTCTTCGTCTTAACTTAACCGTAAAATATGAGCCAGTTTAGGATTTTAATCGCGTTTGTAACGTTTAATATAAGCTCGCCGACTAGAAACTTGTAAAGTCTATGTAGTTAGCCCTCAGTGTATCCACAGCTAACGTGCTGTATAAATGGACGAAAGTGACTAAACAAATGGAGATCACCCCAAAAGCAGCCAAATTAAAATCAGTGTATCCTTCACCATGTGATTCAGTGGAGTCAAGCCCCTCTGAATGTAACGAGGAAAAGGTAGGACCAATTGCATTTTGTTAAAAGTCACTGGTCACTGAATACCTGCTTGATTGTTTAGAACCGGAAAATGTCCTCTCCTATTATGATCTTGTTATATCACTATAGACTGGACTTTACATAATATCTGCTATCATTAATTAGTGATTCATTCTTTGTCAtcccagcagcagcatcagaaGCTGAGCTCCTCTCTAAAGGAGAGGCTGAAGAGAACAAGGCGCTCATTCACCTCGCCCTTTTCTGTGGCCAAACGCCTTTGtgtggatgaggaggaggaggatggccGACAGGTTTCAACAGATTCCCTAAAGACAGTTAATAACTCTCCACAGATCATCCCCAGTGTTGATGTAAACAGGAATGAAGTGAGAACAGGGAGTGAAACGTTTTCTGGACCCATTCCCGAACCAGCACCTCCTCCTTCCAAAGACTTTGCACAACAACGAGACCAACTGAGGAAGGAGGTGAAAGACAAGATGGAGACTCTGCGCAGACTCAAGATGGTTCAGATGTACAGAAGCAAGGTACCCACAGCCCTTGTACTTTGAGTGCTCTCAAAATGTGCATAATGGGATTGATATGACACCAATACTCTTTCTTTGTAGAATGATCTCACCCAGCTCCAGACCCTCATCGACAAGTGGCGAAGCTGTGCTCAGGCTGCTCTGTGTGAGCTCCAGTCAGAGGTTCCTGTAGACGGACGTAAGGCCAGCCTGTCAGAGCTTGTCGACCTGTTTGGCCTGGATGATGGTATTTTGCACTTTGATCGCATAGAGGAGGACTTCACCACCTGATGTGGTGTTCTTAACAACATTGTTCAGTTGTTAAGACCAAAGAAAAATCTCATTTCAaatattctgagttaatttattGTTGTATTTGTTGCTGCTGTTCTGTTTGGATTCACAGCTGCTGTTGTGTATGAGTGCTGCAAAGAGAGTTATaaataaaatctgttatttGTTGTAGACTGTCCTCAGTTGTGTTTCAGCTGATCAAGTGAAGGAAAGTTCTTCATTCTCAGGCGCTCCACTTCTGCCGTGAGGAGAGACAGCTCCTGTGCCTGAGCTATGGCTATGTCCTTCAGCCTTGACTGCTCAGCGATTTCCTGGTAGCGCTCTTCTGTTGCAGCTGCCTGGTTTTCCTCTGTAGCTAAACATGAAAATAAGAACCACATTTTCAAGTCGAATAGCTGGTGTTGAATACTTAAGTGTAAATAAAAGACTGGTTAAAGTAGAAGTGCTGATTTGATCCTTTAagtaaagctgaaaaaatacaGGCACTGTAATGCACTCATTGTAAGGTTGACAAAATAATTAATGTTACAATATGATTTGCTGCCATATGTTTTATAATACTGTAAagtctgttatttttatgattgATAGAAGAAACAAGTACCCAAGCTTTAAGAACTAGACATCTATACCATAAGACGTGTGCAAAagagataaataaatcaaaattgcCAGCAATCACCTGCCtacttaacctgacacaccagatggacgtcagtgagaaacacggaaacgggtaaATCCATCTGATTTGCAAGATTACTGCCtaatctaaatttcaaaaaTAGATTGACAGCATTTTAGTGAGGACACCAACATTAGGTGTCTGGGACATCTATTTTAGTTGCTATGGTTTCAAAACAGGTATCAACATCGTTTGATTTTTGACTAGTATCCTATTAAAGTGTACTTTTCTGGTGTTGTTACAATCCTAATTCAGTACAGTAAAATTAGCTAACTGAAGGACAGTTCAACTGACACAATCTGAACTTAACTTCACATCATGTTTGGGACAGTTTATTAATTCTAActggatatatttaaaaaaagaaaaataaaaaaagacgaAAATGCATCAATATTGTCTGCAGTGCTTACAGATGAACTTTCATCCATTTCACCCAGCCAGATGTTCTATGACTTGAAGACAGCACCTGCCCTCAAACCACTTGTCCAATACCAATTTTCCCTCTTGACTGTTTTCTTTGGATGTGTCTTTAGTAATATTTCGATATGTTTAGTCTCTTGTGCATGTGATTTatagtttatttatatatatatatgtgtgtgtgtgtgtgtgtgtgtgtgtgtgttattcaTGCTGCAATAGTATGTAAGTAAAGATAAAATGCCTGCCCCCTCAAATGCCTTACAGTTTAAATACTGAGATAACCAGAGGTAAATATCTGATTTGTGTTGAATATGTTGAGTGAAATGGTTTTCTTGTTAGGAAATAATGTTTTAGCTCTTATGGAGGATTGGTTTGAATGATATCTGCCCAGATCTCCAAAACTACACCTCCTTAGAGATAAAACAATTGGACCTAATTTAAGTATATATTAATTTAGGTTTATTAACTGTCTGGATAGCATGTTATGCTAAACCTACAATATTGGAAAGAGCCAACAATCTTGACTCTGAAAATGTGGAATGAAGACATGACAGCAATAGTTGAATGTGAAAAAATGCTTGGGAAACTAAACagggaaaatgtgtttttaaggagCAATGACACAGTTTTGGCagacatacagtcatgtgcaaaAGCTTTAGGAatgtagggcactaaggattcatcaggggcctgatgtgccacaacccaggctGGAGAGGGAGGCGGGGGATGGCCAGATTCAAGCTCGACACATGAACACATGTGCGCTGATGGACAGCCAAGGTTAAGCTCAACGGCATTTCTTTTGTATGGGTCTTTTCACAACTGGTAGTACGCATGGAGACCTCTGGgggtttttgggcccttgggacatccgcAGCATGAACAGAGACTCGTGACAACCCTGCTACCCACCTGGACAGTACCCTACACCGTGCTTATTttccacatccaccccttactacGCACTAAAGATGTGCAACAAATTATTTTTCCCTGGCCCAGAAAAtttgcaaggacatccagagcatgacatgggtttgtgtcaatcctccctcCAGTCCAGTGGTGCACTCAAGTGGGCTTACTCGCCAttacacaccttacttcagcctcagtttttggcccaaacatgcctaaaagttccgCATAGTACTGTATACTGAAAGAAAAGAACTTGATATTGTTGTGATGTTTAAGTACATGATGCTTTATACATTATTATATCCCATTTCTGCTACACTTTTATCAGTTTCTGTTTTCAGCCTGTTTTGTTAGTATTTATTTGGTTTAATGCCTGTCCACTTCATTAAAAGTGAAATGCTGTCactgaaaaaaacttaaaatgcagaCACCTACAAACACGTACTGTAATGAAATTTTGTACTTGTGAACCCACCATCCATCACTAATTATTGgtccaaataaaaaacaactttctttTGCAGTGTGATTGACCTAGCTGAATAATAATTGTATTACCTATTTCTTCATAGATGTGTCTCCTCTCTGCCACAGACACCTGCATGTTGGGCAGTTGCTGCTCTACAACTTGAGTCTTCTTAGCACTGTGCGCTGCTTGTCTTTTTAGCTGTTCAATCTTTTCTTTGCAATGCTGCACACTCTGTAAATGAGCCTTAATCAAGAAAAGGATAAACACATTTACTctaattattaaataaaagctgaatAATGAGATATTAATGTTGTTTGTTACCTTTTCCTGGAAAGCTATAGTTTTCTCCAGAGTAGAAACCTGTTTGGACATGCGGCTGTCCTGGTCTTTGTTGTCGAGGTACTGaaagaaaatggtaaaactgACTTTTATGAAGTAAGGACAGAAAATACAGAACAGAGGTCCGTAAATGTCACAACAGGGATTTCCTTCAAGTGTTAAAAGTAGCTCTTTTGTTGAGAGATCCAACAATAATCATGGAAAACAATGCTTAATCATAAAATGTTCAGTATCATTCAGGATGGATTTGTTTATACTTGAAGTGTTCTCTCATGAGGTTTGAGGAGCTTTAACAATGACGGGAAGCTGCCTGCCACGCCTCAGCAGAAACACCTGAGCTGTGCCAGGAAAGTGGCATTCAGGCCTGGAaacgtgtttgtgtgtgccatGCCATGCCGGGCCATGAAAATTTAATGATTGATGactcatttgatttttatgtattatcATTGCTCAACCATCACCAACATGATATTTCATATCAATAACTCATGTGATCCAAAGTCTCTGAAGGGGTTAACTGATTGCAACACGGAGCAAAGTGTCAACTTGTCAAGTTTAGTGGTCTGTATTTAATTAAGCTGCCTTTGATTGACATTTGATGCCAAACGAAGCAGATGCCGCATTTCACCTAGAAGTCTGGATCACTGCAAAATCATGGCTTATGTgttaaaacatgaacaaagaaTGCAAACATATAGTTTTTGACTAGTCTTCACTTATTCAGAGAATTTTTTAATGGTGCAACAACAAAGGATTCGAAGAGCCTGTATGAATAGGGTGTGTCTGTGATAAAAGATCCTCCATCTGTATCTGGGGATGGTAACAATTTTCTGTTCTGAAAAACATCTGATGCTGCCAAAGCCAAAATACCTGCCTTCATATCACTGACTGAGGTTTGGCCAGGAATGCTAAAAGAGCAGAAAGTTTCATCCACAAGCTGAGATTTCACTGTCATCTCATACAGGTGTTGAACTTTTGACTCATAATTACCTTGTCTGAATTATGTATAGGTTAAAACCTCACCACCATAACAAAGAGTCTTCATTTCCACATGCTGAGGCTCAAtgacagattaaaaaagaaagactcAAAAGGTTTCTGTGTGCCGCTGCAAAACTACAAATTTCTTTGAACAAAAACTGACCGTATAGTGATCTTTGATGCAAACCGTGATGCTGTGTCCAAAAAGAGACcccagagcttgttctgcttgAAAACGTTTTCTTCATTTTACATCAACCAAGCCTCGATggctttgttttattattttatctctGTATATCTGACATTTGCAGAGGATTCTTTGCACTATTTTATAAGATTCCAACCCTTTAAATTGGGAATTTCAGCTTATCCTGACTAAATAGAGGTATGAAGTCACAGCCTGTTAAATCAAGTAGTTTAGAAATAGCTTTATCAGTATAATCAACAAGCCATATTGTAGTTAAAGTGATGTTggagaaacaaactttttatcAAGTCAGTATCCAAACAGAAGtccattacccttagtttaagacagtacaaaagtctaaatgaaacaaaaacagtttaaaatggaaaaaggaggtATTTCCAAATATGACATAAAGGAGATTAATGGTGATTAATTATAGGAATTCTGAATTCAATCAcaaattttgaaacattttacatGTTTGATAGCCCTATAACCAAAAAAACCAAACCCTTCATACCAATTCCTGACTGAAATCTGCTTTTGCCACAACTAACCTAGGTCCTACAGGTATACTTCCCATACCTATGCAGCTCTATGTCGGCATTACAAACCCTGTGTAGGGATGTTTTCTGATAtatgatgtctttttttaaatcagagttaaataTTGTAGCATCGCATGCATTTCCTTTGTTCCTCTATTTCATCCCACATCAGCCAAAGTGTCAGCCAGTCAGTGGTCCATTCAGAGAGTTTATCATTTCACctacatttatcattttttaagatttatttttgggcttttcgtGCCATTATTTGATagggggaggacagtggatagagctggaaacaagagagagtggggagagacatgcggcaaagggccacggGCGGGATTCAAACCCGGACCGTCCGCGTAGCGCTGTACACCGCTAGGCCATGTGCGCGCCCAGGAGAGCATTTCTTAGCCCAACTTAACTTAGCCTAACTTTACTTCACCTATCTTAACCCAAGTGAACTTAACTTGACCTGACGTAACGTAACGTAACGTAACGTAACATGAGTCTACTTAACTTAAGTGAACTTAACCCAGCTTAACATAACCTAACCTAGCCCAACTTCACTTAACCTTACTTTACCCAAGTGAGCTTTACCTAAGTGAACTTAACCCAACATAATAAAACCTAACTTAACTAAACCTAAAATGAACGTACCTAACACAACTTAAATTAACTTAGTTTTGATTACACTGGACAATGGTCTTTAGGAGGCCAGAGCATTACAGGGCCAAAGTTAAAGAGGTGATATGCTGAACTGGCATATGCCcctatacctgacctgacctaatAACACTTACATCCTGTTGCTCCTTATTGAGCTGTAACCTCTGAATGTTTCTCTTCTTGTTGTTGAGGTCCTCTATTTGCATCGTCATCTTCTTGTGCTCCCACTGCAGCTTTATGATACCCTTACGGAAGTCTTTGCACTCCACCATTGCGGCGATCTTCTGCTCTCCAAGAGTCTATTCATACAGATAAACAAAAAAGCTCAAACATTTGTGTACATTTGTACATTGATAAATTGTGGGAACATATAACCTTGCTTTTATGAAATATAATTTATCAAGAGTGTACATGGTCATGGCTGACCCTTATGGTTCTGTTGAGGTCCTGCACCACACTCTTGGGGTAAAGCACGGAGTCAGTGTAGTCAGCAGTCATGTCTGTGACAGACACCTCCACCTGGTCAGGTTTGAGCAGGATCTGGACCACGGTGTCCATCAGGAAATGGTTCCTCCCTTTGTGCAGACTAACGTGCACCAGAACAAcataaagttaacttttgatatATCCTCAACGGAGAGAGACTGATTCTCAGTGTTAAAAACATGTCACTGCAGTGCCATCCTCTTTGGACATCCTTAAAGTTTTTCCAAGCacagaaatgaaatgtttacagctactcatggtggaaaaaaatggtgcagTCATACCTTTCAAGCTCATCAGAGAGATTTTTAATTTCCTGTTGAAGAGCCTTGTCCTCAACTCTCCTCTTCTGCAGGAATGCCTGCATCTCGGCAAGAGTCAATGCATTAAGTTTTACCTGGAATCGGCACACAAAAGCACATAAGATACCGTTTATCAGCTAGCCAAAGAAATGTATCAATAGATTTGAATGTTCATGTTAATTGTAATCACAGAGATTGAAATACAATAACAGATATGAAGTTGCTAAGACAATACTATATTTGTAGTGTAGGGTGCTTCCACCAACATTTATCCACATTTCCAATCTTTCACCTGTCAAAGTCCTCATTTCACCTTTTGCTCGCTCTCCACTTTTGCTCTGCGGACAAGACAAAACTTCTCCCAGATCAAGCGGTTCAAGTCTTCTGGCATATTCTCTGGAGCATCCAGTTCTTCCATGGCCTTCAGCATTTTTCCAAGCACATCAGGAGCCAGAGAACCACACAGACGCTGGTCTTTAAACGGGTTGGAGTTGACATCAGTTTGAGTTCTTATTTTTTGAACCCTGAAGTAAAAAAGACACTGTTTTCACACactataaaataattaaaattctTATATATGAAGCTATGAATTAGCACTGACCctgttttttcattgtaaagtagatatttaatctgtaaatattactAACCTTGGTCTACGTTTGAATAACTTATAAAGGTGATCAACCATGCTGCCTGGAACATTAAAGAACTCTTTTCTAAATTCTTTGTCAAGGGCCTGGGGAGACATGGAAGTGAGTTACACTACAGAAATGGACAATGACAGCCAAAAGATTCTGTATTTAACGAGCTCCCTTACTTTGTCTTCAGATAAAAGTGTGTTATAGTTCTCATGAAACAATTCTACTTCCTCTTCATGTTTCTTCAGCTGCTCTCCAATTTCATCCTGTCAGAGAAATAAATGCAATATGATGAGACTGGCAGTCTTAAAACAGGTTAAATGTGCAGCACAGGTTAGTTCTTGCAACACAAGCCCAAGCAATAAAGAATGTGTGATACTAGAATGTGCTGGTGTGTCTCACAAACAACAAAATCTGTAGCTGACAGTCATAAATTCCTTCAGCATTACTGTGAATGGATTTTCTGACCTTGTATGCTACTGTTTTTTCAAGCTTGAGCTTGAGCTCCTGCTCTCGATTTCTCATCTCCCCCTCAATGAGGACAGAGTACACAAGATAAGTGATCTTGAGCTCttcctgagaaaaaaacaggatattTTTATAGGTGTCACATACTCAAAAGATCTTATCATAGTTTTCACAAGGCAGAGACCGCAAGGACAAGAAAAGGCCCCTAAActtataaagaaaagaaaacagaatgaagTAATGTGAACTGGATTGACTTCATGTGTGAGTGCATTTTTAGTCCAGCCATGTGTCATGCACACgtcttgtctttgtgtgtgagagagagtaCAGCGTAATGGCTCACCTGGTATAAA is a window of Cheilinus undulatus linkage group 6, ASM1832078v1, whole genome shotgun sequence DNA encoding:
- the sfr1 gene encoding swi5-dependent recombination DNA repair protein 1 homolog isoform X4 is translated as MEITPKAAKLKSVYPSPCDSVESSPSECNEEKQQHQKLSSSLKERLKRTRRSFTSPFSVAKRLCVDEEEEDGRQVSTDSLKTVNNSPQIIPSVDVNRNEVRTGSETFSGPIPEPAPPPSKDFAQQRDQLRKEVKDKMETLRRLKMVQMYRSKNDLTQLQTLIDKWRSCAQAALCELQSEVPVDGRKASLSELVDLFGLDDGAPLLP
- the sfr1 gene encoding swi5-dependent recombination DNA repair protein 1 homolog isoform X1; this encodes MEITPKAAKLKSVYPSPCDSVESSPSECNEEKQQHQKLSSSLKERLKRTRRSFTSPFSVAKRLCVDEEEEDGRQVSTDSLKTVNNSPQIIPSVDVNRNEVRTGSETFSGPIPEPAPPPSKDFAQQRDQLRKEVKDKMETLRRLKMVQMYRSKNDLTQLQTLIDKWRSCAQAALCELQSEVPVDGRKASLSELVDLFGLDDGILHFDRIEEDFTT
- the sfr1 gene encoding swi5-dependent recombination DNA repair protein 1 homolog isoform X2, with amino-acid sequence MEITPKAAKLKSVYPSPCDSVESSPSECNEEKQHQKLSSSLKERLKRTRRSFTSPFSVAKRLCVDEEEEDGRQVSTDSLKTVNNSPQIIPSVDVNRNEVRTGSETFSGPIPEPAPPPSKDFAQQRDQLRKEVKDKMETLRRLKMVQMYRSKNDLTQLQTLIDKWRSCAQAALCELQSEVPVDGRKASLSELVDLFGLDDGILHFDRIEEDFTT
- the sfr1 gene encoding swi5-dependent recombination DNA repair protein 1 homolog isoform X3, translated to MEITPKAAKLKSVYPSPCDSVESSPSECNEEKQQHQKLSSSLKERLKRTRRSFTSPFSVAKRLCVDEEEEDGRQVSTDSLKTVNNSPQIIPSVDVNRNEVRTGSETFSGPIPEPAPPPSKDFAQQRDQLRKEVKDKMETLRRLKMVQMYRSKNDLTQLQTLIDKWRSCAQAALCELQSEVPVDGRKASLSELVDLFGLDDDCPQLCFS